The genomic region GGGGTGGCCGCGCCGATCGTGTCCCCGAGTGAAATCTCATAGCACCCCATCTCCGCAAGGGCGATGCCCACCCGGCGGACGGCGTCAGGGGAGACCCGCCCGGTGTACGGGCACCACCAGGCGGTGGAGATGTACGCCCTGACCGGGACCCCCGCCGGGGCAGCGAGCCGCAGGACCTCACGGAACCTCAGCAGCGATTCGTCGATCCCCATGTTAATGTTGTGGCGGGTGAACGCCTCCGAGGCCGCGGTGAAAACGGCCACGGCTCTCACCCCGCAACCTAGGGCCCGCTCCATCCCGAGGCGGTTCGGCACCAGGGCGGAGAACACCGGACCGCGAAGCCGCCCCAGCTGGCGGAACACCTCTTCGGTGTCTGCCATTTGCGGGACGCGGGCGGGATGGACGAACGCGCCCGCTTCGATCACGGGGAGCCCCGCGCGGGCAAGGCGCTCGATGAATTGTACCTTGGACGCCACGGGCAGGGTATGGGGTTCATTCTGAAGCCCGTCTCGCGGCCCCACCTCCACGACCCGGACCTTCCGAGGAAACTCCGCCGCGTTCATCCCGGCTCATCCGACGGCTGCCCCTTCGGGCTCAACTCCGCCACGGCCGCACCCGCTTCCACCTGGTCCCCGGGGCGGACGTGCACGAGGTGGATCCGGCCGTCACGGGGGGCTCTGATGACGTGCTCCATCTTCATCGCCTCGATGATGACGAGGGCTTGGCCGGTCCTCACCGCGTCCCCTGCCCGCACCAGGAC from bacterium harbors:
- a CDS encoding hydroxymethylglutaryl-CoA lyase; the encoded protein is MNAAEFPRKVRVVEVGPRDGLQNEPHTLPVASKVQFIERLARAGLPVIEAGAFVHPARVPQMADTEEVFRQLGRLRGPVFSALVPNRLGMERALGCGVRAVAVFTAASEAFTRHNINMGIDESLLRFREVLRLAAPAGVPVRAYISTAWWCPYTGRVSPDAVRRVGIALAEMGCYEISLGDTIGAATPGEVTALLDALGRDLSPGMLAVHFHDTRGTALANVLAALLWGISTVDSSAGGLGGCPYAPGASGNLATEDLLYMLHGMGIETGVNLYEVAEASRLLAGALGHSLPSRYLQAGPLQVRG